From one Thunnus maccoyii chromosome 6, fThuMac1.1, whole genome shotgun sequence genomic stretch:
- the LOC121899532 gene encoding transmembrane 4 L6 family member 1 produces MCVSRCLRCVGVSLVPLATVCILSNILLLFPELKIHFLLEGHVTREATWVPGLWGSGLLVLLGARAFVRSSKTRGCCAFRSEMLCQVTYSCVCLLAAGMCCLVSATGLVQGPLCLYNTSSGSTWGVPLKPTADQDAGYLYNSSLWSGVCLEPRGVVQWNVVLFSVLGGASGLQVVLCGANILNSLLGLILGQGFCNNKVSPVSA; encoded by the exons ATGTGCGTCTCCAGGTGTCTGCGATGTGTCGGCGTCTCTCTGGTTCCCCTGGCAACCGTCTGCATTCTCTCcaacatcctgctgctgtttcctgaGCTGAAGATCCACTTCCTGTTGGAGGGTCATGTGACCAGAGAGGCCACCTGGGTCCCGGGCCTGTGGGGGTCCGGCCTCCTG GTTCTGCTCGGAGCTCGAGCGTTTGTGCGCAGCAGCAAAACACGAGGCTGCTGCGCCTTCAGGAGTGAG ATGTTGTGTCAGGTGACGtactcctgtgtgtgtctgctggctGCTGGGATGTGCTGTCTGGTCAGTGCCACCGGTCTCGTGCAGGGTCCTCTCTGTCTGTACAACACCAGCTCTGGTTCCACCTGGGGGGTCCCGCTCAAACCCACCGCTGACCa ggATGCAGGGTATCTGTATAACAGCAGTCTGTGGTCGGGAGTGTGTCTGGAGCCCAGAGGTGTGGTTCAGTGGAATGTAGTTCTGTTCAGCGTGCTGGGGGGCGCCAGCGGGCTGCAGGTCGTCCTCTGTGGAGCGAACATCCTCAACTCACTGCTGGGACTGATCCTGGGTCAGGGATTCTGCAACAACAAG